A single window of Kwoniella bestiolae CBS 10118 chromosome 4, complete sequence DNA harbors:
- a CDS encoding histone chaperone ASF1 — protein sequence MHVQVNIRNIELVNNPAKFDDPYHFRIKFEAIAPLEEDLDWRLIYVGSAKSEEFDQELDNCSVGPIPAGINAFDFQAPAPQHHLLPSTETEEILGVTVIIITASYREKEFVRVGYYVNTYYEEEEWKENPPPTVQWDRLFRNVLIEKPKVTRFQNPWDSAPQASPFDSQSFSNGNGSAQQLPPSGGNPEMFSAPLPPPVQKAAAVGSSGGEDVEMA from the exons atgcatgtacAGGTGAACATCCGAAATATAGAACTAGTCAATAACCCAGCAAAATTCGACGATCCATATCACTTCAGGATCAAGTTCGAGGCCATCGCCCCGTTAGAGGAAG ACCTCGATTGGAGATTGATTTATGTTGGATCTGCCAAATCGGAGGAATTTGACCAAGAGCTGGATAACTGTTCTG TCGGCCCAATACCAGCGGGAATAAACGCCTTCGACTTCCAAGCTCCCGCCCCGCAACATCACCTACTCCCCTCCACCGAGACCGAAGAGATATTAGGCGTGACGGTGATAATCATAACTGCGTCTTATCGAGAAAAAGAATTTGTGAGGGTCGGTTATTATGTGAATACGTAttatgaggaggaagagtggaaGGAGAACCCGCCGCCTACGGTTCAATGGGATAGGTTGTTCAGGAATGTGTTGATTGAGAAGCCAAAGGTTACCAG GTTTCAGAACCCATGGGACTCGGCACCTCAAGCATCTCCCTTCGACTCGCAATCGTTCTCTAATGGTAATGGCAGTGCGCAGCAATTGCCGCCATCAGGAGGTAATCCCGAAATGTTTTCTGCGCCTTTACCTCCGCCGGTTCAAAAAGCAGCAGCAGTGGGGAGCAGTGGCGGGGAGGATGTAGAAATGGCGTAG
- a CDS encoding N2,N2-dimethylguanosine tRNA methyltransferase translates to MSSTTSPTTPNPGTEIPYTIPLPDGTPKGHTTHTESTTTIFLPKAGAFLNPVQHYNRDMSVAVIRAWNEMRKEELESKFRKKLAKNGGLSKKQAKRNKLAGVTEELGPAGVDAEVQMKEEQPVAGPSTERKFQAPSINILEALAATGLRSIRYAKEIPNVKYVLANDLSPSACEAMRRNVAFNGVGEDSLPPRKPWQPTVREEGTAIPAENGEAEEVKVEEKTEEASAVEEKKEITEDGLEVKDKVGRRPGCKGRVKINEGDACAFMYSHRSPVGPSSRVDVVDLDPYGTAAPFIDAAIGSISDGGLLAITCTDLAVLAGQQYPEKCYSNYGGVNVHAEYTHEAALRLVLHSLASCAARYGRYITPLLSFSIDFYVRLFVRINTGPEQVKRVSSNTGVVYTCHFCETSVIQPFGRIVERETAKGVVRESFKTHAGPTAKNGSSCEECGGTMHLGGPLWLGPIQDPEFAKRVMKDISSQEKEYKTFPRMLGMLSLAAQELPDPFFFTANRVAKCLHMSSMPLNKILSALLNAGYKISRSHAQAGAVKTDAPRSFIFDIMREEAKTTPIRIDKISEGSPARKLISKPMTHTIDFTPHPDASLERTGKETFYQVNPLPNWGPAPRAKSIQVAVPLPEKRKVEEVEVGQSDSKRSKVEEVGNGYENDVILPQTQEDVIAGKDEEEMMNL, encoded by the exons ATGtcatcgaccacctcccCTACCACCCCCAACCCCGGGACAGAAATCCCATATACCATCCCTCTCCCCGACGGAACCCCAAAGGGACATACCACTCACACAGAATCAACGACTACTATCTTCTTACCCAAGGCTGGAGCGTTCTTGAACCCCGTGCAGCATTATAATCGAGATATGAGCGTTGCAGTGATCAGAGCATGGAACGAAATGCGAAaggaggagctggagagTAAGTTTAGGAAGAAGTTGGCTAAGAATGGGGGGTTAAGTAAGAAGCAGGCGAAGAGGAATAAGCTTGCGGGGGTGACAGAGGAACTAG GGCCTGCTGGGGTAGATGCGGAAGtacagatgaaagaggaacaGCCAGTTGCTGGTCCATCAACAGAG CGAAAGTTCCAAGCACCCTCCATTAACATCCTCGAGGCTCTCGCTGCTACAGGTTTGAGGTCGATCAGATACGCAAAAGAGATACCTAATGTCAA GTACGTCCTCGCGAATGATCTCTCACCCTCTGCCTGCGAAGCTATGAGAAGGAACGTAGCGTTTAATGGAGTGGGAGAAGACTCTCTCCCACCTAGGAAACCTTGGCAACCCACCgtaagggaggaaggtacgGCTATACCGGCGGAGAATGGGGAGGCCGAGGAAGTCAAAGTGGAAGAGAAAACAGAGGAGGCATCGGCGgtagaggagaagaaagagattaCAGAGGATGGTCTGGAAGTGAAAGATAAGGTTGGGAGAAGACCTGGATGTAAAGGGAGAGTGAAGATCAATGAAGGTGATGCTTG CGCGTTCATGTATTCCCATCGATCACCTGTCGGTCCGTCATCTAGAGTAGATGTAGTAGACTTAGACCCGTATGGTACGGCAGCGCCGTTCATCGATGCTGCTATAGGAAGTATCTcagatggag GTCTACTTGCAATCACATGTACGGATTTGGCGGTACTTGCAGGTCAGCAATATCCTGAGAAATG TTACTCGAATTACGGTGGTGTCAATGTCCATGCCGAATACACCCACGAAGCTGCCCTACGATTAGTCTTACATTCACTTGCATCTTGTGCAGCAAGATATGGAAGATACATCACACCGTTATTATCATTCTCTATAGATTTCTATGTGAGATTATTCGTGAGGATCAACACGGGTCCAGAGCAGGTCAAGAGGGTGTCCAG TAATACCGGTGTGGTGTACACATGTCACTTCTGCGAAACATCAGTTATTCAGCCTTTTGGTAGAATTGTGGAAAGAGAAACGGCAAAGGGAGTTGTAAGGGAATCTTTCAAGACACATGCGGGACCCACCGCGAAGAATGGATCGAGCTGTGAGGAATGTGGGGGGACGATGCAT CTCGGTGGACCGCTCTGGTTAGGACCGATCCAGGATCCAGAATTCGCCAAGAGAGTGATGAaagatatctcatctcaggAGAAGGAGTATAAGACTTTTCCTAGGATGTTGGGAATGTTATCTTTAGCTGCCCAG GAACTTCCcgatccattcttcttcactgcGAACCGAGTTGCGAAATGTCTGCATATGTCTTCGATGCCCTTGAATAAAATTTT ATCTGCACTTCTCAATGCCGGATACAAGATCTCCCGATCCCACGCCCAGGCAGGAGCAGTCAAGACCGATGCGCCTAGATCATTCATATTTGACATAATGAGGGAAGAAGCCAAGACCACACCTATAAGGATCGATAAGATCTCTGAAGGTAGTCCAGCAAGGAAATTGATCAGTAAACCTATGAC CCATACGATCGACTTCACCCCTCATCCCGATGCTTCCCTCGAGAGAACAGGAAAGGAAACGTTCTATCAAGTTAACCCTTTGCCCAATTGGGGTCCTGCTCCGAGGGCGAAGTCTATACAGGTCGCGGTCCCACTGCCggaaaagaggaaggtcgaggaagttgaggttggaCAGAGCGATAGTAAGCGAAGTaaggtggaagaggttggCAATGGGTATGAGAACGATGTGATATTGCCTCAGACTCAGGAGGACGTAATTGctgggaaggatgaggaggagatgatgaatctCTAG